In the Arthrobacter sp. 31Y genome, one interval contains:
- a CDS encoding amino acid ABC transporter permease, which translates to MSAIAPPATAETAPPTPDYSDYQLVPARHPWRWVGTVLVAAGVAAIAWSLVTNPRWEWGVVAEWFTAQSVVNGLTETLKLTAISGVLGFVLGFILALMRLSSSPLLVSVSWTFSWIFRSTPLLVQLLLWYNLGYLYEKISLGIPFTDVRFFEAQTTTLISQFAAAVLGLTLNQAAYSAEIIRGGILSVDQGQLEAASALGIPAWKRSTRIVLPQAMRAILPNAFNEIIGLVKGTSIVYVLAYSELFYTVQVIYNRTQQVLPLLLVATLWYVVITSVLSVFQYYIERHFSKGALRTLPLTPLQKARKFFTTHVAASPTKDAR; encoded by the coding sequence ATGAGTGCAATCGCACCGCCTGCCACGGCGGAAACTGCACCGCCCACCCCGGATTACTCCGACTACCAGCTGGTACCGGCCCGGCACCCCTGGCGTTGGGTGGGCACCGTACTGGTGGCTGCCGGCGTGGCGGCCATTGCGTGGTCGCTGGTTACCAACCCGCGCTGGGAGTGGGGCGTAGTTGCAGAATGGTTCACCGCGCAGTCGGTAGTCAACGGGCTGACCGAGACCCTCAAGCTCACAGCCATTTCCGGTGTCCTCGGCTTTGTCCTCGGTTTCATCCTGGCCCTCATGCGCCTGTCGTCATCTCCGCTGTTGGTCTCGGTGTCCTGGACGTTCTCCTGGATCTTCCGCTCCACGCCGCTGCTGGTCCAGCTCCTGCTCTGGTACAACCTGGGCTACCTCTACGAAAAGATCAGCCTGGGCATCCCCTTCACGGACGTCCGCTTCTTCGAGGCGCAGACCACCACGCTCATCAGCCAGTTCGCTGCTGCGGTGCTGGGGCTCACCCTGAACCAGGCAGCCTACTCTGCCGAGATCATCCGCGGCGGCATTCTCTCCGTGGACCAGGGCCAGCTCGAAGCTGCCTCCGCGTTGGGCATCCCGGCATGGAAGCGGTCCACCAGGATTGTGCTGCCGCAAGCCATGCGTGCCATCCTGCCGAACGCTTTCAACGAGATCATCGGCCTGGTCAAGGGCACCTCGATTGTTTATGTCCTGGCCTACTCCGAACTGTTCTACACGGTCCAGGTCATCTACAACCGGACCCAGCAGGTGCTTCCGCTGCTGCTCGTGGCCACGCTCTGGTACGTGGTGATCACCTCGGTGCTGAGCGTTTTCCAGTACTACATTGAGCGCCACTTCTCCAAGGGCGCCCTGCGCACCCTGCCGCTCACGCCGTTGCAGAAGGCCCGGAAGTTCTTCACCACCCATGTTGCTGCCTCTCCCACGAAGGACGCCCGATGA
- a CDS encoding helicase HerA-like domain-containing protein → MANKTTAEKLATIQQGYTLEGATIELGAAIVDGEIHKEAQVRLPLAMMNRHGLVAGATGTGKTVTLHMIAEQLSTAGVPVFLADIKGDLSGLATPATGSEKLTARTSALGQEWSAKNFPVEFLSLGGDGHGIPVRATITSFGPILLSRIMDLNDTQESSLQLIFHFADQNNLELIDLKDLRAVIQFLTSDEGKAELANLGGLSKATAGVILRELVTLEAQGMEKFFGEPEFDTAELLRTAPDGRGVISCLELPTLQTKPLLFSTFLMWLLADLFEDLPEAGDLDKPKLVFFLDEAHLLFNGASKAFLEAITTTVRLIRSKGVGIFFVTQTPKDVPADVLGQLANRVQHALRAFTPEDAKALKATVSTFPVSDYDLEETLTSAGIGEAVITVMNEKGAPTPVALTRLRAPESVMGPSTDELIRGVVAASSLLAKYGTAVDNLSAYEKLTGQATAPTGDAAPGLPPVPSSVDSGASGASQADIDAEARRIEEEILGRPSSRASSPEPFPAPPAPPVPSAPAPQSSQQDGMFGDIAGALGGALGGGLKSMVRSMGTQLGRDLMRGVFGTSSRRRR, encoded by the coding sequence ATGGCTAACAAAACCACTGCCGAGAAGCTCGCCACCATCCAGCAGGGGTACACCCTGGAAGGTGCCACCATTGAGCTGGGGGCGGCGATCGTTGACGGCGAGATCCATAAAGAGGCGCAAGTCCGGCTTCCGCTCGCCATGATGAACCGTCACGGCCTGGTGGCCGGCGCTACGGGTACCGGCAAGACAGTCACGCTGCACATGATTGCCGAGCAATTGTCGACGGCGGGTGTTCCGGTTTTCCTCGCGGACATCAAAGGTGATCTGTCAGGACTGGCGACGCCCGCCACCGGCAGTGAGAAGCTGACCGCACGCACGTCGGCGCTGGGGCAGGAATGGTCTGCGAAGAATTTTCCGGTTGAGTTCCTGTCGCTCGGTGGGGACGGCCACGGGATCCCCGTCCGCGCCACCATCACCTCGTTCGGGCCCATCCTGCTCTCGCGCATCATGGATTTGAACGACACGCAGGAGTCCAGCCTCCAGCTGATCTTCCATTTCGCGGACCAGAACAACCTGGAACTGATCGACCTCAAGGATCTCCGCGCCGTCATCCAATTCCTCACCTCGGACGAGGGCAAGGCCGAGCTCGCCAACCTTGGTGGGCTGTCCAAAGCCACGGCCGGCGTCATCCTGCGCGAGCTGGTCACCCTTGAGGCGCAGGGCATGGAGAAGTTCTTCGGCGAACCCGAATTCGATACCGCAGAGCTCCTCCGCACGGCACCGGATGGCCGCGGCGTCATCAGCTGCCTGGAACTTCCCACGCTGCAGACCAAGCCGCTGCTGTTCTCCACGTTCCTCATGTGGCTCCTGGCCGACCTCTTCGAGGACCTGCCCGAAGCTGGTGACCTGGACAAACCTAAACTCGTGTTCTTCCTTGATGAGGCACACCTGCTGTTCAACGGCGCGTCCAAGGCTTTCCTCGAAGCCATCACCACCACGGTCCGGCTCATCCGTTCCAAGGGCGTGGGCATCTTCTTCGTCACCCAGACGCCCAAGGATGTTCCCGCCGATGTCCTTGGCCAGCTCGCAAACCGCGTCCAACACGCCCTGCGCGCCTTCACCCCGGAAGATGCCAAGGCTTTGAAGGCCACAGTGTCCACCTTCCCGGTCAGCGACTACGACCTCGAAGAGACACTCACCTCAGCAGGCATCGGCGAGGCCGTCATCACGGTCATGAACGAAAAAGGCGCGCCCACGCCCGTCGCCTTGACCCGGCTCCGTGCTCCCGAGTCCGTGATGGGGCCCAGCACTGACGAACTGATCCGAGGCGTCGTGGCCGCATCCTCTTTGCTGGCGAAATACGGCACCGCCGTGGACAACCTCTCCGCCTACGAGAAGCTCACTGGCCAGGCAACCGCTCCTACCGGAGATGCTGCGCCGGGGTTGCCACCGGTGCCCTCTTCGGTTGATTCAGGTGCTTCCGGCGCTTCGCAGGCGGACATCGACGCCGAAGCGCGCCGGATCGAGGAGGAAATCCTGGGCCGTCCCAGCTCACGGGCCTCGTCGCCTGAGCCTTTCCCGGCACCGCCTGCTCCTCCCGTTCCTTCCGCTCCGGCACCGCAGTCTTCACAGCAGGACGGCATGTTCGGTGACATCGCCGGCGCCCTCGGTGGAGCGCTGGGCGGCGGGCTCAAGAGCATGGTCCGATCCATGGGAACTCAGCTTGGCCGCGACCTCATGCGCGGGGTCTTCGGCACGTCCTCACGGCGTCGCCGCTAG
- a CDS encoding GNAT family N-acetyltransferase has protein sequence MTTTPTLPTSGLTVLSLPMRDPRVRPLLDELAVEYETRYGNLFGTGGAAEELNRYPAEEFEAPHGALIIIQENGESVAGGAFRRYDQHTAELKRIWTHSAHRRRGLARLVLTELENEARRRGYRKLYLTTGPRQPEAKNLYLATGYKALFDLTADPEDIKHLAFSKDLAVQS, from the coding sequence ATGACCACCACGCCAACCCTGCCGACGTCGGGCCTGACCGTCCTCAGCCTGCCCATGCGCGATCCCCGCGTTCGTCCGCTCCTGGACGAGCTCGCCGTCGAGTACGAAACCCGCTACGGCAACCTGTTCGGCACCGGCGGCGCGGCCGAAGAACTGAACAGGTACCCGGCCGAGGAATTCGAAGCCCCGCACGGCGCCCTGATCATCATTCAGGAAAACGGCGAGTCAGTGGCTGGCGGCGCGTTCCGGCGCTACGACCAGCACACCGCGGAACTGAAGCGAATCTGGACGCATTCAGCCCATCGCCGCCGCGGATTGGCGCGGCTTGTGCTGACAGAACTGGAAAATGAAGCTCGACGCCGGGGCTACCGGAAGCTGTACCTCACCACCGGACCGCGCCAGCCTGAGGCCAAAAACCTCTACCTCGCCACAGGCTACAAAGCACTGTTCGACCTCACTGCGGACCCGGAAGACATCAAGCATTTGGCCTTCAGCAAGGATCTTGCCGTGCAGAGCTAA
- a CDS encoding FAD/NAD(P)-binding protein has translation MPSRVPAIAFIGGGPRTAGVLERLAANRPELFDGPLHLHVIEPHEPGSGRIWRYDQDPGLLLNSTAADVTMFTDASVACDGPSVDGPGLSTWASGVLDGSIRDVPALEPHLLDQLRALTPSSFPTRQLQSKYLEWFFRRAVSNLGPEVTVTVHRDTATGVERLSDGEAASVDGHDDGAHRVRLASGAEVVADVVVYALGHTDSLTDPESARHSEFAARHGGFHAPPSYTTDVDYSGIEAGQDVIVSGMGLAFVDLMVLLFEGRGGRFEERPDGQLDYVPSGAEPQVWAGSRRGVPYHSKISSTLRGEPVSRPRYFTAEAIDALLATHQELDFRTHLWPLIAKDAGYAYYRELFTGYPSRVLGTWADFEARLDAVDWYSAAREELAAFSIPDPAMRLDLEKLDHPLSGCAFADHETVQRSVAAYIQNDLNLRTSPDHSETLALFTALLFVYMDLGRLVPQERLNARSQQTIHGWWHGFFSFVDSGPPAHRLREMLALHRAGLLKFLGPGMWVRADDAVGRFVAGTFQSPVVVDASAYIEARLPSASVERSANPALTDLHHSGWGTEQRLLTSEGAHSTGKLLVSGNHEVLSPVATPQKGLFAVGPWTSGWGAGAFARPNTNAAPFRENDALARRILSTVAATRPTESHLTSF, from the coding sequence ATGCCGTCACGAGTACCCGCCATCGCCTTCATCGGCGGCGGCCCGCGCACGGCCGGCGTCCTTGAACGGCTTGCAGCCAACCGTCCCGAACTTTTCGACGGTCCCCTGCACCTCCATGTCATCGAACCCCATGAGCCCGGCTCCGGGAGGATCTGGCGTTATGACCAGGATCCCGGGCTGCTGTTGAACTCCACAGCTGCGGACGTCACCATGTTCACCGATGCCTCCGTGGCTTGCGATGGGCCATCGGTTGACGGACCCGGGCTGTCCACGTGGGCGTCGGGGGTCCTGGATGGCAGCATCCGCGACGTCCCGGCGTTGGAGCCGCACCTCCTGGACCAACTCCGCGCGCTGACACCTTCGTCCTTTCCCACCCGGCAACTGCAGAGCAAGTACCTTGAGTGGTTCTTCCGTCGGGCCGTGAGCAATCTTGGCCCCGAAGTCACGGTGACCGTTCACCGCGACACGGCCACCGGCGTCGAGCGCCTTTCGGACGGCGAGGCTGCTTCGGTTGACGGGCACGACGACGGTGCGCACCGCGTGCGGCTGGCTTCCGGCGCCGAGGTGGTTGCCGACGTCGTGGTTTACGCGCTGGGCCACACCGATTCCCTGACTGATCCCGAGTCGGCGCGCCACAGTGAATTCGCGGCCCGGCACGGCGGGTTCCATGCGCCGCCGTCGTACACCACCGATGTGGACTACTCCGGGATTGAAGCCGGGCAGGACGTGATCGTCTCCGGCATGGGGCTCGCCTTCGTGGACCTGATGGTGCTGTTATTTGAGGGCCGTGGCGGCCGCTTTGAAGAAAGGCCCGACGGCCAACTGGACTATGTGCCCTCCGGCGCCGAGCCGCAGGTCTGGGCAGGGTCACGACGCGGCGTGCCGTACCACTCCAAGATCTCCTCCACTCTGCGCGGAGAGCCGGTATCCCGTCCGCGATACTTCACCGCCGAGGCCATTGATGCCCTGTTGGCCACGCATCAGGAACTCGATTTCCGCACACACCTGTGGCCGCTGATCGCAAAAGACGCCGGCTATGCCTACTACCGCGAGCTGTTCACCGGCTACCCGTCGCGGGTGCTGGGGACGTGGGCGGACTTTGAGGCGCGGCTCGATGCCGTTGACTGGTACAGCGCTGCCCGGGAAGAACTGGCGGCCTTCTCCATACCGGATCCTGCGATGCGCCTGGACCTCGAAAAGCTGGACCACCCCCTGAGCGGCTGCGCTTTCGCCGACCATGAAACCGTCCAGCGCTCCGTGGCCGCCTACATCCAGAACGACCTGAACCTCCGCACCAGCCCGGACCATTCCGAGACCCTCGCCCTGTTCACCGCCCTGCTGTTCGTGTACATGGACCTGGGGCGTCTGGTCCCGCAAGAGCGGCTCAATGCACGCTCTCAACAGACCATCCATGGTTGGTGGCATGGCTTCTTCAGTTTTGTGGACTCGGGGCCGCCAGCGCACCGGCTGCGTGAAATGCTGGCACTGCACAGGGCCGGGCTCCTGAAGTTCCTTGGCCCTGGCATGTGGGTCCGCGCCGACGACGCCGTTGGCAGGTTCGTTGCCGGTACGTTCCAGTCGCCTGTGGTGGTGGATGCATCCGCGTACATTGAGGCGCGGCTGCCGTCCGCCTCTGTGGAACGCTCCGCGAATCCCGCGTTAACTGACCTGCACCACTCCGGATGGGGCACCGAACAACGGCTCCTCACCTCCGAGGGCGCCCACTCCACCGGCAAACTCCTGGTGTCCGGGAATCACGAGGTCTTGTCCCCTGTTGCTACTCCTCAGAAGGGGCTGTTCGCGGTGGGGCCGTGGACGTCTGGCTGGGGCGCGGGAGCTTTTGCCCGTCCCAACACCAACGCGGCACCCTTCCGGGAAAACGACGCCCTGGCACGCCGGATCCTCTCCACAGTTGCCGCCACCCGCCCAACTGAGTCGCACTTAACGTCGTTTTGA